A region from the Triticum aestivum cultivar Chinese Spring chromosome 3D, IWGSC CS RefSeq v2.1, whole genome shotgun sequence genome encodes:
- the LOC123077460 gene encoding uncharacterized protein, translated as MDNPLPRPRRPVVLIASCALILLATALLLPRAPAVPPLTPAIRLDPRVARRSGNEVLWQLPPGPPRAAMFIAPGCTIRATDFFDASPGCPRCAGLPEERRFTREALRRGYAVLAVSSRAECWSLDPASASGDGSELAAVSSIIEWWVKEQHPELGGLPLVGIGASSGGYFVSALAARVRFSSVAIVIAEGVFAAMEEIPPGYPPALFVHMPRDAKRAQMVAASIGKLKSTHVDVREIQCDAFAVSADFLAARIPGLTPTVADGLVDVLRQKSFLDEKGFLKNDGRSTPWKEAAEEAKILPEGFRLERHVTEELNIAYAYHEFTSLQNEEIFKWFDSHMDHKI; from the coding sequence ATGGACAACCCCCTCCCGCGGCCGCGCAGGCCCGTCGTCCTGATCGCCTCCTGCGCGCTGATCCTCCTCGCCACCGCCCTCCTCCTCCCGCGCGCTCCCGCCGTCCCGCCGCTGACCCCGGCCATTCGCCTCGACCCGCGGGTCGCGCGCAGGAGCGGCAACGAGGTGCTGTGGCAGCTCCCCCCaggcccgccgcgcgccgccatgTTCATCGCCCCCGGATGCACCATCCGCGCCACCGACTTCTTCGACGCCTCCCCCGGCTGCCCGCGCTGCGCGGGGCTCCCCGAGGAGCGCCGGTTCACGCGCGAGGCGCTCCGCCGAGGCTACGCCGTCCTCGCCGTCTCCAGCCGCGCCGAGTGCTGGTCCCTCGaccccgcctccgcctccggcgacggcagcgagctcgccgccgtcagttCCATCATCGAATGGTGGGTCAAGGAGCAGCACCCCGAGCTCGGCGGCCTCCCGCTCGTCGGCATCGGCGCGTCGTCGGGCGGGTACTTCGTCTCCGCTCTGGCGGCGAGGGTCAGGTTCAGCAGCGTGGCCATCGTGATTGCCGAGGGCGTGTTCGCCGCCATGGAGGAAATCCCGCCCGGCTACCCGCCGGCGCTGTTCGTGCACATGCCCAGGGACGCCAAAAGGGCGCAGATGGTGGCGGCAAGCATAGGCAAGCTCAAGTCAACGCACGTTGATGTGCGGGAGATCCAGTGCGATGCCTTTGCCGTGAGTGCCGACTTCTTGGCGGCGAGGATACCGGGGTTGACCCCGACCGTCGCCGATGGCCTTGTGGACGTGCTTCGCCAGAAGTCGTTCTTGGATGAGAAGGGGTTTCTGAAGAACGATGGGAGGAGCACACCGTGGAAAGAGGCGGCGGAGGAAGCCAAGATCTTGCCGGAGGGGTTCCGGCTGGAGAGGCATGTCACGGAGGAGTTGAATATTGCATATGCATACCATGAATTTACCAGCCTGCAGAATGAGGAGATCTTCAAATGGTTCGATTCCCACATGGATCACAAGATTTGA
- the LOC123077461 gene encoding protodermal factor 1 — protein MGGKVLLMSAVLVGLVSLSSCRSLGELHEQKTHYGGSPTPTHGSGGGYNPTLTPTPTYGTTPTPSYGTTPTPTYGITPTPTYGTTPTPSYGTTPTPSYGTTPSTPSAPSHDVPASPKKHGFIGSCDYWKNHPDAIVAAIGSLGNIGKTFGAACSMIGGKKLGNMHDALSNTRTDGIGALIREGAAAYLNSIVNKKFPFTTQQVKDCIVVAVTSDGAASAQAGVFKKANEFHY, from the exons ATGGGTGGCAAGGTTCTTCTGATGAGTGCCGTCTTGGTGGGGCTTGTTTCACTGAGCTCGTGCAGGAGCCTGGGAGAGTTGCATGAGCAGAAGACCCACT ATGGGGGCTCACCAACTCCCACGCATGGGTCAGGAGGAGGCTACAACCCGACACTGACACCGACACCAACTTACGGCACTACACCGACGCCATCTTACGGCACTACACCGACACCAACTTACGGCATTACACCGACGCCAACTTACGGCACTACACCGACGCCATCTTACGGCACTACACCGACGCCATCTTATGGCACTACACCGAGCACCCCAAGTGCACCTTCCCATGATGTCCCTGCAAGTCCAAAGAAGCATGGGTTCATTGGATCCTGCGA CTACTGGAAGAATCACCCAGATGCTATAGTTGCAGCTATTGGGTCCCTCGGCAACATCGGCAAGACATTTGGTGCTGCATGCAGTATGATAGGTGGCAAGAAGCTAGGAAATATGCATGATGCACTCTCAAACACTAGAACTGATGGTATTGGCGCCCTGATACGTGAGGGGGCAGCTGCATACCTCAACTCCATTGTGAACAAGAAGTTCCCATTTACCACCCAGCAGGTGAAGGACTGTATCGTCGTGGCCGTGACCTCTGATGGTGCTGCTTCTGCCCAAGCTGGGGTTTTCAAGAAGGCAAATGAATTCCACTACTAG
- the LOC123074138 gene encoding protein ANTAGONIST OF LIKE HETEROCHROMATIN PROTEIN 1-like, protein MMRNQPYVGSHHYSTQTMADGGDLSYLDYYFEQDAVSESAPAPVNPQGSKKRGASAMEVEAPQGQGVVNLWNEMGAREPGFKRQNSLWESMDTSGGLALHVVESSVGFGVPHVQGMVNLGAEWMGGVPSVSGARGSKRQRSPSGSMETASGVDSNEDGGSEIVDEYVVLATVTREKGVGGGGRRLWKKDRHSAWWDTVSSSGYPAADFRHHFRMSPYTFQVLCEQLAAAVRKEDTALRAAIPVQKRVAVCVWRLATGEPLRKVADRFAIGVSTCHKLVLDVCAAIQATVVPNVIQWPDAATMATNAAKFEALSGIPGIIGAVHTTHVAIIAPKHHVINYLNPRATARKSKTCYSITLQASVDADGTFTDICVSPGAMADEQTLLLWSMNKPKLTEETLGQGMRVVGGAGYPLTDWMLVPYSHQNLTWTQHEFNQRLAKARAVAVTSFQRLKARWACLQRRTEVKVDDLSVMLGACCTLHNICEHSGEPFDLQLLHGVELDLDDDNHMVANDPVPSPAAAQMRDTIAHNMLHHATVAGAGSFY, encoded by the coding sequence ATGATGAGAAACCAGCCTTACGTGGGGTCGCACCACTATTCCACCCAAACCATGGCCGACGGCGGAGACCTGTCCTACCTCGATTACTATTTCGAGCAGGACGCTGTGTCTGAGTCTGCGCCGGCCCCGGTGAACCCGCAGGGGAGCAAGAAGAGGGGGGCGTCAGCGATGGAGGTTGAGGCGCCGCAGGGGCAGGGCGTGGTGAATCTGTGGAATGAGATGGGGGCGAGGGAGCCGGGGTTTAAGAGGCAGAACTCGCTGTGGGAGTCAATGGATACCAGTGGCGGGCTAGCGCTTCATGTGGTGGAGTCATCGGTGGGGTTTGGGGTGCCGCATGTGCAGGGCATGGTCAACCTGGGAGCAGAGTGGATGGGAGGGGTGCCGTCGGTCTCGGGGGCGCGGGGGTCCAAGAGGCAGCGCTCGCCGTCGGGCTCAATGGAGACCGCTAGTGGCGTGGACAGCAATGAAGACGGCGGAAGCGAGATCGTGGATGAGTATGTGGTGCTGGCCACGGTGACGAGGGAGAAGGGCgttggcggcggagggaggcggctgTGGAAGAAGGACCGCCACAGCGCGTGGTGGGACACGGTTAGCAGCTCGGGCTACCCGGCGGCGGACTTCAGGCACCATTTCCGCATGTCCCCCTACACGTTCCAGGTTCTGTGCGAGCAGCTGGCGGCCGCCGTCCGCAAGGAGGACACCGCGCTGCGCGCCGCCATCCCCGTGCAGAAGCGTGTCGCCGTCTGCGTCTGGCGCCTCGCCACCGGGGAGCCCCTCCGCAAGGTCGCCGATCGCTTCGCCATCGGGGTCTCCACCTGCCACAAGCTCGTGCTCGACGTCTGCGCCGCCATCCAGGCCACGGTCGTGCCCAACGTCATCCAGTGGCCGGACGCCGCCACCATGGCCACCAACGCGGCAAAGTTCGAGGCCTTGTCGGGCATCCCAGGCATCATCGGCGCCGTCCACACCACCCACGTGGCCATCATCGCGCCCAAGCACCATGTCATCAACTACTTAAACCCCCGCGCCACGGCGCGAAAGAGCAAGACCTGCTACAGCATCACCCTGCAGGCGTCGGTGGACGCGGACGGGACCTTCACCGACATCTGCGTCAGCCCAGGCGCCATGGCCGACGAGCAAACCCTCCTCCTCTGGTCGATGAACAAGCCCAAGCTTACCGAGGAGACCCTTGGCCAGGGCATGCGCGTGGTCGGCGGCGCCGGCTACCCGCTCACGGACTGGATGCTGGTGCCCTACTCCCACCAGAATCTGACGTGGACGCAGCACGAGTTCAACCAGAGACTGGCAAAGGCACGCGCCGTGGCCGTCACCTCGTTCCAGAGGCTCAAGGCGCGTTGGGCCTGCCTCCAGAGGCGCACCGAGGTCAAGGTGGACGACCTTTCCGTCATGCTCGGCGCGTGCTGCACGCTACACAACATCTGCGAGCACAGCGGCGAACCCTTCGACCTCCAGCTGCTGCACGGCGTGGAGCTCGACCTAGACGACGACAACCACATGGTCGCCAATGACCCCGTGCCCTCCCCCGCCGCTGCGCAGATGCGAGACACCATCGCCCACAACATGCTCCACCATGCCACCGTGGCCGGCGCTGGGTCTTTCTACTAG